In a genomic window of Urocitellus parryii isolate mUroPar1 chromosome 11, mUroPar1.hap1, whole genome shotgun sequence:
- the LOC113195363 gene encoding toll-like receptor 12 has protein sequence MAGHLLLHSLLLSLPLIAGWTASNCLVTEGSWLPLVSRFFLNCPLNSRLPFLAICTKVTNLTQALEAVPQSVEGLCLAGSISVLPQDAFSNYPGLKVLGLNLRLTRLLPGALRGLGQLQELSFMAPQSKNYLFLHPNALDDLRSLQKLNFLGPCLDRNSSIQLPTSLRQLAVRFSCLQDVGELDDIFPDLAHTPFSGDARTLDVLDLSFNWQLKMASPGALQGLRLGTLHLDHTKMDAAAVLSLGLQKLKSLSVFFTVTAELPAETVAHFELQELQVGNKQIGHITLEALASCHSLQSLVLQNGGLNDLPPNFLTAMPRLQRLNLAGNQLQRVRLCMNETGFVSGLWTLNLSDNRLLALSPATFSCLSHLRELLLQRNQLVSLEGEVFQDLWKLEILDLSTNPLVNLGGGWLAPLPSLTTLNLLNTHILFRPTWGFWGPESLHHLRLQLPSAPAGVALSLPERLTSLELQAVPGMKHRKLFPNVFPILETLTLDGWGLHLKTQNISEIFPALRQLTLLGSSLEALCSQDTSSFFLWQLPGLQSLKVRGDGHSPRPCCITGLPNLLELKLDALKYRARPRPVQLQELVGELPRLRVLQLARTGLETLSAAAFQGLGSLQVLVLDWEKGLVLDGSLQERSPQMPQYVYILTSSLACRCANAWLEPWFERSPRTYMWVQPPQLCPAESGGPSKNPLFPFLLNHCQETLELELFWGSFALLLLLISLPLLQEARNSWVLYVQALFRAWFQGLRGQKNEGKNFLYDVFVSHCRQDQGWVVQELLPALEGCPPAGQGLRLCLPERDFEPGKDVVDNVADSMASSRITLCVLSHRALHTPRCRLELRLATSLLLAAPHPPVLLLIFLEPVSRHQLPRYHRLARLLRRGDYCVWPKEDEGKDSFWAWLRGRLGQPRCR, from the coding sequence ATGGCTGGGCACTTGCTGCTACACAGTCTGCTCCTGTCACTTCCTTTGATTGCTGGCTGGACTGCTTCCAATTGCCTAGTGACGGAAGGCTCCTGGCTGCCCCTGGTCTCCCGCTTCTTCCTGAACTGCCCCTTGAATTCCAGACTGCCCTTCCTTGCTATATGCACCAAGGTGACCAACCTGACACAGGCCTTGGAAGCTGTGCCTCAGAGTGTGGAGGGGCTCTGTCTTGCTGGTTCCATTTCTGTTCTGCCCCAGGATGCCTTCTCCAACTACCCTGGACTCAAGGTTCTGGGGTTGAATTTGCGTCTTACCCGACTCCTGCCAGGAGCTCTCCGAGGCCTGGGTCAGCTGCAGGAGCTCTCTTTTATGGCTCCTCAGTCTAAGAACTACCTCTTCCTACACCCCAATGCCCTTGATGACCTGAGATCCCTCCAAAAACTCAATTTCTTGGGCCCCTGTCTGGACAGGAACTCAAGTATCCAATTGCCTACCAGTCTACGTCAGCTGGCCGTTAGGTTCAGTTGCCTTCAGGATGTGGGGGAACTGGATGACATCTTCCCAGATCTGGCTCATACTCCCTTCTCTGGGGATGCCCGGACCCTGGATGTATTGGATCTATCATTCAACTGGCAGCTGAAGATGGCCAGTCCTGGGGCCCTCCAGGGCCTCAGGCTGGGGACTTTGCATCTGGACCACACAAAGATGGATGCAGCTGCAGTGTTGAGTCTGGGACTGCAGAAGCTCAAGAGTCTGTCGGTGTTCTTCACTGTCACGGCTGAGCTGCCTGCTGAGACGGTGGCTCACTTTGAGCTGCAGGAACTGCAGGTGGGAAACAAACAGATAGGGCACATAACTCTGGAAGCCCTGGCTTCCTGCCACAGCTTGCAGAGTTTAGTTCTTCAGAACGGTGGCCTAAATGATCTGCCACCAAATTTCCTGACTGCCATGCCCAGGCTTCAGAGATTGAACCTGGCTGGAAACCAACTGCAGAGGGTCAGGCTGTGCATGAATGAGACAGGATTTGTGTCAGGACTGTGGACCCTGAATCTGTCTGACAATAGGCTGCTCGCCTTGTCCCCAGCCACCTTCTCTTGTTTGTCCCACCTGCGGGAGCTGCTACTTCAGAGAAACCAGCTGGTGAGCTTGGAGGGCGAGGTATTCCAGGACCTATGGAAGCTGGAGATCTTGGACTTGAGTACAAATCCATTGGTAAACCTGGGTGGGGGCTGGCTGGCTCCTCTGCCTTCACTGACCACTCTAAACCTTCTCAACACCCACATATTGTTTAGGCCAACCTGGGGCTTCTGGGGCCCAGAGAGTTTGCACCACTTGAGACTGCAGCTCCCCTCTGCCCCTGCTGGGGTAGCATTATCCCTGCCTGAAAGGCTGACCAGCTTGGAGCTTCAGGCAGTCCCAGGCATGAAGCACCGGAAGCTGTTTCCTAATGTCTTTCCAATCTTAGAGACTCTGACTTTAGATGGCTGGGGACTGCACCTGAAGACCCAGAACATCTCGGAAATCTTCCCGGCCCTTCGTCAACTCACCCTTCTTGGCAGTAGCCTGGAGGCCCTCTGCTCTCAGGACACCTCCAGCTTCTTCCTCTGGCAGCTTCCCGGGCTCCAGTCCCTGAAGGTACGCGGAGATGggcacagccccaggccctgctgcaTTACAGGGCTGCCCAACCTCCTGGAGCTGAAGCTGGATGCCTTGAAGTACAGAGCTCGGCCCCGCCCAGTGCAGCTCCAGGAGCTGGTGGGTGAGCTGCCACGGCTCCGCGTGCTGCAGCTGGCCAGAACAGGGTTGGAGACACTATCTGCTGCCGCTTTCCAGGGCTTAGGCAGTCTCCAGGTCTTAGTGCTGGACTGGGAGAAAGGCCTTGTGCTGGATGGTAGTCTACAGGAGCGGAGTCCTCAGATGCCCCAATATGTGTACATTCTGACTTCGTCCTTGGCCTGCCGGTGTGCCAATGCATGGCTGGAGCCCTGGTTTGAACGGTCCCCCAGAACATACATGTGGGTACAACCACCACAGCTGTGCCCGGCAGAATCAGGGGGCCCCTCCAAGAatcctcttttcccctttctcttgaACCACTGCCAGGAGACCTTGGAGTTGGAACTCTTTTGGGGCAGCTTCGCCTTGCTGCTGCTTCTGATCTCCTTGCCCCTTCTACAGGAAGCCAGGAACTCCTGGGTCCTCTATGTCCAGGCCTTGTTCAGGGCTTGGTTCCAGGGCCTGAGGGGTCAGAAGAATGAGGGCAAGAATTTCCTCTATGATGTGTTCGTGTCTCACTGTAGGCAAGATCAGGGCTGGGTGGTGCAGGAGCTGCTGCCTGCCCTGGAGGGCTGCCCTCCGGCGGGCCAGGGCCTGCGTCTTTGCCTCCCTGAGCGAGATTTTGAGCCAGGCAAGGATGTGGTGGACAATGTGGCAGACAGCATGGCCAGCAGCCGAATCACACTCTGTGTGCTGAGTCACCGGGCCCTACATACACCTCGCTGCCGTCTGGAGCTGCGCCTGGCCACTTCACTCCTGTTGGCTGCCCCTCACCCCCCAGTGCTGCTGTTGATCTTCCTGGAGCCCGTCTCCCGCCACCAGCTGCCCCGCTACCATAGACTGGCCCGGCTGCTCCGCCGAGGAGACTATTGCGTATGGCCCAAAGAAGATGAAGGAAAGGACAGCTTCTGGGCTTGGTTGAGGGGCAGGCTGGGGCAGCCCCGGTGCAGGTAG